In Carya illinoinensis cultivar Pawnee chromosome 6, C.illinoinensisPawnee_v1, whole genome shotgun sequence, a single genomic region encodes these proteins:
- the LOC122314354 gene encoding dof zinc finger protein DOF4.6-like has translation MDTPQWPQGVGVVKPMEDSRPMRARPQKDQALNCPRCNSVNTKFCYYNNYNLSQPRYFCKTCRRYWTEGGSLRNVPVGGGSRKNKRSTSSSSSSSTSSPASSSKKLPDHHHLTPPAGFPHSASQNPKIHQGQDLNLSYPPGDQDYNSISKYVEVPFNTDSKTHHQNPSSSSNTSTQLSAMELLKTGITSRGFSSFMPMSVSESSTIYSSTGFPLQEFKPSTLNFSLEGFESGYGNSTLHQGVQESGTGARLLFPIEDLKQIPTTSEFEQNRGQGDHSNGYWNGMMGGGSW, from the exons ATGGATACTCCTCAGTGGCCACAG GGAGTTGGAGTGGTTAAACCCATGGAGGATTCGAGGCCTATGAGGGCAAGGCCTCAAAAGGATCAAGCTTTGAACTGTCCAAGGTGCAATTCAGTTAATACCAAGTTTTGCTACTACAATAATTACAATCTCTCTCAGCCAAGATACTTCTGCAAGACATGTAGAAGGTATTGGACTGAAGGTGGGTCTTTGAGAAATGTTCCTGTTGGAGGAGGTTCAAGGAAGAACAAGAGATCaacttcttcttcatcatcatcatcaacgtCATCACCTGCTTCATCTTCAAAGAAGCTtcctgatcatcatcatcttaccCCACCAGCTGGTTTTCCTCACTCTGCTTCTCAAAACCCTAAGATTCATCAGGGTCAAGATCTTAACTTGTCATATCCACCTGGTGATCAGGATTACAACAGCATATCTAAATATGTTGAGGTACCCTTTAATACTGACAGCAAAACCCACCATCAAAACCCTAGCTCATCCTCAAATACTTCAACTCAACTCTCAGCCATGGAACTGCTCAAGACTGGGATCACTTCAAGAGGATTTAGTTCTTTCATGCCCATGTCGGTATCAGAATCTAGCACAATATATTCAAGTACTGGGTTTCCTTTGCAAGAGTTCAAGCCGAGTACTCTGAATTTTTCTCTCGAGgggttcgaaagtgggtatggGAATAGTACTCTTCATCAAGGGGTGCAAGAGAGTGGTACTGGTGCGAGGCTCCTTTTTCCTATTGAGGATTTGAAACAGATCCCAACAACAAGCGAATTTGAGCAGAATAGAGGGCAAGGAGATCATTCTAATGGTTATTGGAATGGAATGATGGGAGGAGGATCATGGTAA